The following are from one region of the Juglans regia cultivar Chandler chromosome 10, Walnut 2.0, whole genome shotgun sequence genome:
- the LOC109012186 gene encoding ADP,ATP carrier protein, mitochondrial-like — protein MIGDPNFSWVVGFKEFAHPAVEIFSADATDGFFVSFGWVITNGVGLASYPIDTVHRRMMMTSGEAVKNKSSFNAFSQILKNEGPKSLFKGAGANILHAGPIVLGCQSDLNFTFFVFYSYAIIICFLSNYYQFQI, from the exons ATGATTGGAG ATCCAAATTTTAGCTGGGTTGTTGGATTTAAGGAGTTTGCACACCCTGCAGTGGAGATTTTCTCTGCAGATGCTACA GATGGTTTCTTCGTTAGCTTTGGTTGGGTAATCACGAATGGTGTTGGCCTTGCATCCTATCCAATTGACACTGTTCATAGAAGAATGATGATGACATCTGGTGAGGCCGTCAAGAATAAGAGTTCCTTTAATGCATTCTCTCAAATCCTCAAGAATGAGGGTCCCAAATCTCTCTTTAAGGGAGCTGGTGCAAATATACTTCATGCTGGTCCCATTGTCCTTGGTTGTCAAAGCGATCTTAATTtcactttctttgttttttattcatACGCAATTATAATTTGCTTCCTTTCAAATTACTACCAATTTCAAATTTAG
- the LOC109012188 gene encoding ankyrin-3-like isoform X1, whose product MTFFSGKQQVFPVDYEADVSQRLLEASLSGDLKSVIECIADPFVDVNFVGAVCFKSRKTELVLHDELPIEVRVDYEEFKTDVTALFLAVHAGNVDLVKKLLNSGADVNQKLFRGCVTTAAVREGHLEILEILLKAGASQLACEEALLEASCHGRARHTELLMGSDLIRPHVGRHALVTACFRGFADVVETLMKCGVDASASDRFLLQSSKPSVHTNVDCTALAAAVVGRQVPIVRLLLQAGVRMDVEEKLGAWSWDVATGEEYRVGAGLAEPYAITWCAVEYFEVSGAILSMLLQHLSPNIPHYGRTLLYHAILCGNAGAVKVLLNCGANVECPVKTAKKNEFRPIHMAARLGLSTVLHCLIDSGCDINSRTDSGDTALMICAKYKHEECLRLLAMTGADFGLVNVANQSAISIAGSNRWSLAFQDSVLDGIRAMKIPRSSNMSVFSPVIFAAQAGDIKALEILIGLGGFNLDYQDENGFSAVMIAALKGHVEAFRLLVYAGANVKLHDKYGQTAITLSELHQSHDLFEKVMLELALEKGNRNPGGFCALHCAARRGDLDAVKLLTSRGYDVNVPDREGYTPLMLAAKEGHGAMCELLISRGADCNIKTARGETALSLTRTINGRKNDAKHVILDELARKLVLGGAYVQKHTRGGKGSPHGKEMRMMGSAGVLRWGKSSRRNVTCRHAEVGPSPIFRKNWKKGDADVPGVFRVVTTKNREVHFVCEGGLETAELWVRGIKLVTKEAIFGKHKDA is encoded by the exons ATGACGTTTTTTTCCGGGAAGCAGCAGGTGTTTCCGGTGGACTACGAGGCCGATGTCTCGCAACGGCTCCTGGAAGCTTCGCTCTCCGGCGATCTGAAGTCCGTGATAGAGTGCATCGCCGATCCGTTCGTGGACGTGAACTTCGTCGGCGCGGTGTGCTTCAAGAGCAGGAAGACCGAGCTGGTCCTGCATGACGAATTGCCTATTGAGGTCCGCGTGGACTACGAGGAGTTTAAGACAGACGTCACCGCCTTGTTCCTCGCCGTCCATGCTGGCAACGTCGACCTCGTGAAGAAGTTGCTG AACTCTGGAGCTGATGTGAACCAGAAACTCTTCAGGGGCTGCGTGACAACAGCAGCAGTGAGAGAGGGACATCTTGAGATTCTTGAGATCTTACTTAAAGCTGGGGCGTCACAGCTAGCCTGTGAGGAGGCTTTGCTGGAGGCGAGCTGTCATGGCCGTGCAAGACATACAGAGTTGCTCATGGGCTCTGATCTCATCCGGCCCCACGTTGGTCGACATGCTCTTGTCACCGCATGCTTCCGGGGTTTTGCGGATGTGGTTGAAACTCTCATGAAG TGTGGTGTAGATGCAAGTGCATCTGACCGGTTCCTGCTCCAGTCATCTAAGCCTTCTGTTCACACGAATGTGGACTGTACTGCACTTGCTGCCGCCGTGGTTGGCAGGCAGGTTCCCATCGTCCGGTTGCTGCTCCAG gctGGTGTCAGGATGGATGTCGAAGAGAAGTTGGGGGCCTGGTCTTGGGACGTGGCTACTGGGGAGGAATATCGAGTGGGTGCAGGGTTAGCAGAGCCCTACGCCATCACCTGGTGTGCAGTGGAGTATTTCGAAGTGAGTGGTGCAATCTTGTCTATGCTCCTACAACACCTCTCCCCCAATATCCCACATTATGGGAGAACTCTCCTTTATCATGCCATCCTATGTGGCAACGCAGGTGCTGTCAAGGTGCTCTTGAATTGTGGTGCTAATGTCGAATGCCCAGTTAAGACAGCTAAGAAAAATGAGTTCCGTCCTATACACATGGCTGCCCGCCTTGGATTATCAACTGTACTTCACTGCCTAATTGACTCTGGTTGTGATATTAACTCAAGGACAGATTCTGGGGACACGGCCTTGATGATCTGTGCAAAATATAAGCATGAAGAGTGTCTCAGGTTATTGGCCATGACCGGTGCTGATTTTGGCTTGGTAAATGTTGCTAATCAGTCTGCAATATCAATTGCTGGGTCAAACCGGTGGTCCCTTGCTTTTCAAGACAGTGTGTTGGACGGAATAAGAGCCATGAAGATACCCAGATCCAGCAATATGTCTGTATTCTCTCCCGTAATATTTGCAGCCCAAGCCGGTGACATTAAGGCTTTGGAAATCCTGATTGGGTTGGGAGGATTTAATCTTGATTATCAGGATGAAAATGGTTTCTCGGCAGTAATGATTGCTGCTCTGAAGGGTCATGTTGAAGCCTTCAGATTGCTGGTTTATGCAGGGGCCAACGTAAAGTTGCATGACAAATACGGCCAAACGGCGATCACCTTATCAGAGTTACATCAGAGCCATGACTTATTTGAGAAGGTAATGCTTGAATTAGCGCTTGAAAAGGGCAACCGCAATCCTGGAGGGTTCTGTGCTTTACATTGTGCTGCTCGTCGTGGGGACTTGGATGCAGTCAAATTGCTTACAAGCAGAGGTTATGATGTAAACGTCCCTGATAGGGAAGGCTACACTCCACTCATGCTAGCTGCAAAGGAAGGTCACGGGGCCATGTGTGAGCTCTTGATCTCACGTGGGGCCGACTGCAACATAAAGACTGCTAGAGGTGAAACAGCACTCTCACTTACAAGGACAATCAATGGCAGGAAAAATGACGCGAAACACGTGATACTAGACGAGCTTGCCCGCAAGCTAGTATTAGGTGGTGCCTACGTACAGAAACACACCAGGGGAGGGAAAGGAAGCCCACATGGGAAGGAGATGAGAATGATGGGGTCTGCAGGAGTGCTGCGATGGGGGAAGTCAAGCCGGAGAAATGTGACCTGCCGGCATGCTGAGGTGGGGCCTAGCCCAATTTTTCGGAAGAACTGGAAGAAGGGTGATGCTGATGTACCTGGAGTGTTTAGGGTGGTGACCACAAAGAACAGGGAGGTGCATTTTGTATGCGAGGGTGGGCTTGAAACGGCTGAGCTTTGGGTGAGGGGCATAAAGCTTGTGACCAAAGAAGCTATTTTTGGCAAGCACAAGGATGCATAG
- the LOC109012188 gene encoding ankyrin-3-like isoform X2, with amino-acid sequence MGSDLIRPHVGRHALVTACFRGFADVVETLMKCGVDASASDRFLLQSSKPSVHTNVDCTALAAAVVGRQVPIVRLLLQAGVRMDVEEKLGAWSWDVATGEEYRVGAGLAEPYAITWCAVEYFEVSGAILSMLLQHLSPNIPHYGRTLLYHAILCGNAGAVKVLLNCGANVECPVKTAKKNEFRPIHMAARLGLSTVLHCLIDSGCDINSRTDSGDTALMICAKYKHEECLRLLAMTGADFGLVNVANQSAISIAGSNRWSLAFQDSVLDGIRAMKIPRSSNMSVFSPVIFAAQAGDIKALEILIGLGGFNLDYQDENGFSAVMIAALKGHVEAFRLLVYAGANVKLHDKYGQTAITLSELHQSHDLFEKVMLELALEKGNRNPGGFCALHCAARRGDLDAVKLLTSRGYDVNVPDREGYTPLMLAAKEGHGAMCELLISRGADCNIKTARGETALSLTRTINGRKNDAKHVILDELARKLVLGGAYVQKHTRGGKGSPHGKEMRMMGSAGVLRWGKSSRRNVTCRHAEVGPSPIFRKNWKKGDADVPGVFRVVTTKNREVHFVCEGGLETAELWVRGIKLVTKEAIFGKHKDA; translated from the exons ATGGGCTCTGATCTCATCCGGCCCCACGTTGGTCGACATGCTCTTGTCACCGCATGCTTCCGGGGTTTTGCGGATGTGGTTGAAACTCTCATGAAG TGTGGTGTAGATGCAAGTGCATCTGACCGGTTCCTGCTCCAGTCATCTAAGCCTTCTGTTCACACGAATGTGGACTGTACTGCACTTGCTGCCGCCGTGGTTGGCAGGCAGGTTCCCATCGTCCGGTTGCTGCTCCAG gctGGTGTCAGGATGGATGTCGAAGAGAAGTTGGGGGCCTGGTCTTGGGACGTGGCTACTGGGGAGGAATATCGAGTGGGTGCAGGGTTAGCAGAGCCCTACGCCATCACCTGGTGTGCAGTGGAGTATTTCGAAGTGAGTGGTGCAATCTTGTCTATGCTCCTACAACACCTCTCCCCCAATATCCCACATTATGGGAGAACTCTCCTTTATCATGCCATCCTATGTGGCAACGCAGGTGCTGTCAAGGTGCTCTTGAATTGTGGTGCTAATGTCGAATGCCCAGTTAAGACAGCTAAGAAAAATGAGTTCCGTCCTATACACATGGCTGCCCGCCTTGGATTATCAACTGTACTTCACTGCCTAATTGACTCTGGTTGTGATATTAACTCAAGGACAGATTCTGGGGACACGGCCTTGATGATCTGTGCAAAATATAAGCATGAAGAGTGTCTCAGGTTATTGGCCATGACCGGTGCTGATTTTGGCTTGGTAAATGTTGCTAATCAGTCTGCAATATCAATTGCTGGGTCAAACCGGTGGTCCCTTGCTTTTCAAGACAGTGTGTTGGACGGAATAAGAGCCATGAAGATACCCAGATCCAGCAATATGTCTGTATTCTCTCCCGTAATATTTGCAGCCCAAGCCGGTGACATTAAGGCTTTGGAAATCCTGATTGGGTTGGGAGGATTTAATCTTGATTATCAGGATGAAAATGGTTTCTCGGCAGTAATGATTGCTGCTCTGAAGGGTCATGTTGAAGCCTTCAGATTGCTGGTTTATGCAGGGGCCAACGTAAAGTTGCATGACAAATACGGCCAAACGGCGATCACCTTATCAGAGTTACATCAGAGCCATGACTTATTTGAGAAGGTAATGCTTGAATTAGCGCTTGAAAAGGGCAACCGCAATCCTGGAGGGTTCTGTGCTTTACATTGTGCTGCTCGTCGTGGGGACTTGGATGCAGTCAAATTGCTTACAAGCAGAGGTTATGATGTAAACGTCCCTGATAGGGAAGGCTACACTCCACTCATGCTAGCTGCAAAGGAAGGTCACGGGGCCATGTGTGAGCTCTTGATCTCACGTGGGGCCGACTGCAACATAAAGACTGCTAGAGGTGAAACAGCACTCTCACTTACAAGGACAATCAATGGCAGGAAAAATGACGCGAAACACGTGATACTAGACGAGCTTGCCCGCAAGCTAGTATTAGGTGGTGCCTACGTACAGAAACACACCAGGGGAGGGAAAGGAAGCCCACATGGGAAGGAGATGAGAATGATGGGGTCTGCAGGAGTGCTGCGATGGGGGAAGTCAAGCCGGAGAAATGTGACCTGCCGGCATGCTGAGGTGGGGCCTAGCCCAATTTTTCGGAAGAACTGGAAGAAGGGTGATGCTGATGTACCTGGAGTGTTTAGGGTGGTGACCACAAAGAACAGGGAGGTGCATTTTGTATGCGAGGGTGGGCTTGAAACGGCTGAGCTTTGGGTGAGGGGCATAAAGCTTGTGACCAAAGAAGCTATTTTTGGCAAGCACAAGGATGCATAG